The genomic segment GGGGGCGCCGGAGGAGGAAGAGGGGCGGCGCGTGACCGCGGCGATGATCGCGGAGGTGACCCAGCGCCGCGTGCTGGGGTACGACCGGGCGGGGGACGCCCACTACGACCACATCTCCGCCTTCATCAAGAGCATGCGCGGCTCCGATCCCGACGCCGCGGTGTACTGGCTGGTGCGGATGCTGGAGGCGGGGGAAGATCCGCGGTACATCGCCCGGCGGATGGTGATCCATGCCGCGGAGGACGTGGGCCTGGCCGACCCCATGGCCCTGGTCGTGGCCACCGCGGCGGCGCAGGCCGTGGAGTTCGTGGGGCTGCCCGAGGCGCAGATCCCGATGGCCGAGGCCGCGATCTACATCGCCACGGCGCCGAAGAGCAACGCGGTGGTCCGCGCCCTCGGCGCCGCCCGCCGGGATGTGACCGAGGAGCGCGCCGACCCGGTCCCCCTGCACCTGCGTGATACCAGCCATCCCGAGGCGCGGCGACGGCTGGGGTACGGCGCAGGCTACAGCTACGCCCACGACTTCCCCGGAGGGTTCGTCCCGCAGCAGTACCTCCCGGAAGCCCTCAAGGACCGGATCTACTACGAGCCCGGCGGCGAGGGCCGCGAGGCCGAGATCGCCAGGCGGCTTCGGGAGTGGTGGAAGGGCATCAAGCGCTACCGCCCGGAGTAGTGGTATGATACCTGAGACCAACGGGAGCGAGGAGGGAGGCCGTGGCGCGGTGGGCCGTCGCGATGAGCGGCGGGGTGGACAGTGCGGTGGCCGCGGCGCTGCTGGCGGCGGAGGGGCACGAGGTCATCGGGATCACGATGAACCTGTGGCCGGCGTGGCTGCCTTCCCCCGACCGCGCCGTGCGGACCTGCTGCGGCGTCTCCGCGATCGCCGACGCCCGGGCCGTGGCCGCGCGATTGGGCATCCGTCACTACGTCCTGAACATGCGCGAGGAGTTCGAAGCGGCGGTCATCGCCCCGTTCGCCGCGGAGTACGCGCGGGGACGGACTCCCAACCCCTGCATCGCCTGCAACCAGGCGGTCAAGTTCTCGCTGCTGCTGCGCAAGGTCACCGCGCTGGGCTGCGAGGGCCTGGCCACCGGTCACTACGCGCGCGTGCGCTTTGACGACGCCTCCGGACGCTACCACCTCCTGCGCGGGCGGGACCGGCGCAAGGACCAGTCCTACGTCCTCTACGGCCTTACCCAGGAGCAGCTGGCGAGGCTGCGGTTGCCCGTCGGCGAGTTCGATAAAGAGGCGGTACGGGCGCTGGCGAGGGAGTTCGGGCTGCCGGTGGCGGACAAGCCGGACAGTCAGGAGATCTGTTTCGTGCCCGCGGGATCCTACCACGACGTGGTGGGCCGCTTGCGGCCCGACGCGCTGCGGCCGGGCCCGATCCTCGATACCCGCGGCCGCGTCCTGGGCACCCATCGGGGCATCGCCCGCTACACCGTCGGGCAGCGGCGGGGGCTCAACCTGGCCGTCGGCGAGCCCGTCTACGTCGTAGCCCTCGATCCCGACCGCAACGCGGTGATCGTCGGCGGGGCGGAGGAACTGGTCTGCGACGAGCTCACCGCCTCGGGGATGAACTGGATTGCCTGTGCGGACCTCGCCGGCGAGCGACAGGTCACGGCCCGGCTCCGGCACGCCGCGCCGGACGTGGAGGCCGTGGTGCGCCCGGGTCCGGGTCCGGCAGAGGCGGTGATTCGCTTTCTCCACCCGCAGCGGCCGGCCGCCCCGGGCCAGGCGGTCGTCCTCTACGAGGGCGACCGCGTGCTGGGCGGAGGAGTCATCACCCGGGTCCGGACCGGCGCCCCGGTCGTGGCCTGACGGCGCCCGGCACCAGGGGTCGCGGCGGAGCGACGGGCGAGATGGCCGGCGTCCCAAGCAGCCGACGTGAGCAGGCGACCGAACTGGTCCGGCAGTTGCGCCGGCGCGGTCACCAGGCGTACTGGGTCGGCGGCTGCGTGCGTGATCTGGAGATGGGGCGCGAGCCCCACGACTACGACATCGCCACCGATGCCCTCCCCTCCCGGCTGCTGGAGTACTTTCCCGGGGCGCTTTCCGTCGGCGCCCGGTTCGGCGTGGTCGTCGTCCCCCGGGACGGCCACCACTTTGAGATCTCCACCTTCCGCGCCGAAGGGCCCTACCTGGACGGCCGGCGGCCCAGTGTGGTGGAGTTCGTCGACGCCCGCACCGACGTCCAGCGCCGCGACTTCACCGTCAACGGGCTCCTCCATGACCCGCTGACGGGGACGACCATCGACTACGTCGGCGGACGCGAGGACATCGCCCGGAGGTTGGTGCGGGCCATCGGCGACCCCCAACAGCGCTTCAGGGAGGACCGCCTGCGCATGCTCCGGGCGGTGCGCCTGGCCTGCGAGCTCGGGTTCGAGATCGAGCCGGCCACCTTCGCCGCGATCAGGGCGGAGGCCGACGCCGTCCTGCAGGTCAGCGCCGAGCGGATCCGCGACGAGCTCCTCAGGATCCTGGTGTCCCCGCAGCGGGGACGGGGGCTGCGACTCCTGCAGGAGAGCGGGCTGCTGCGCGCCATCCTCCCCGAGGTGGAGGCCACGGTGGGCGTGGCGCAGCCGGAGGAGTTCCACCCCGAAGGCGACGTGTTCACCCATACCGTGCTGGTTCTCGAGCACCTCCGCGACCCCCACCCGGTGCTGGCCGTGGCGGCGCTGTTGCACGACGTGGGCAAGCCCTCCACCTTGGTGCGCGGGGACCGGATCAGATTTCACGGCCATGCCGAGGTCGGAGCGCGTCTGGCCGAGGCGATCGGCCGGCGCCTGCGTCTGCCCGGGGACGACGTGGATCGCATCGTGGCGCTGGTGGCGGACCACCTGCGGGTGAAGGACCTGCCGAAGATGCGTCCGGCCAGGGCCGCGCGGTTCCTTCTCCGGGCGGACGCCCCGGACCATCTGGAACTCCACCGTGCGGACTGCCTGGGCAGCCACGGCGATCTCAGCGTGTACGAGTGGGCGGTGGCGGCCCGCGAGGCCTACCTGCGCACCCCGCCCCCGGCCGCCCCGCTGCTCACGGGGGACGATCTCATCGCCATGGGGTACCGTCCGGGGCCGCGGTTCAGGGAGATGCTGGAGGCGGTGCGGGACGGACAACTGGAGGGGACCCTGCGGAGCGCGGCCGACGCCCGGGCCTTCCTCCTACGCACCTACGGTCCCGGAGAGGGTTCATCCACTCCGGAGGGGAAACCCATCGGTCGGGGTGATCGGAGTGCGTGAGCTGGAGATCGTCTACCTCTTCCTCGGACTGCTGGCCCTCTTCGTCGTCATCGGCGCGCTGCTGCCGAAGTACCTGCCCGGCCTGGTCCGCAAGCTCGACACGACGGTTCTGAAGGAGAACAAGGGCCCGGGCCAGCCCCACTGAGGCCCGGGCCGTTCGCCGCCTTCGGCGGTCAGTCCGGATCTTCCCCCTGCACCCCCGCCTCGACCCGCGGCGGCGCAACTTCGCGGGCGCCGTTGCGCACGCGCCACAGCGCCTCCAGCCGGCGCAGCCGCGAGACGATCCCGCCGTACTCCAGCTCCGACATGGGCAGCATCGCCGGCTCGAAGAACCCCTGCCGGCGCATCTCCGCCGCCTTGTCCGCGATGCGCTCCCGCACGCGGGTCCAGAAGGGATCGGCGAAGAGGTCGACCGGTCCGGTGAAGCGGCCCTCGTGCATGGAGAAGCCCAGCGCGCAGACCATGGGAACGCAGAAGAAGGTGGAGGCCGGCGTGTTCACGGGGACGGGCATGAGCGGGAGGTTGTGGCTGCCCCGGGTGTCCCCGCCGACGAAGGCGCCGACGGCAAAGGCCGGGCCGAACTCCTCGGTGGCCGGAAAGATCTTCTGCACCCGCACCACCGCCGGAGGATCGTCCTTGCCCACATAGCGTCCGGCGATGTTCCGCAGGCGCGTCGTGCCCACGGCCACGGCCTGCTCCTGGGGGTACTTGCGGGACCAGATCGCTTCGATGGCGTACCGGTTGGTGTCGCGCAGCAGCGCGGCGATGTCGTAGAGCCGCTCCGGCGCCTCGAGCACGATCAGCCGGTCGCCCTCGGTGTGGTCCATGTCCATGATGTGGAAGGTGAAGCCGTCGTGCAGGCCTTCGGAGAGCATCAGGCCCGGGGAGTACATGGGATCGGCAAAGGCCAGGTAGAGGGGAAGGTTGAAGGCGCCCGGACCGCACTTGTCGCCGAGGAGGACCATCAGCGCTTCGCTGGGCCGTTCTTCGAACTCGATCTCGGCGCTGCCCGGCCCCAGTCCGCGGACGTTGCCGGAGAAGGCCTCCTTCAGCAGATCCTGCCCGGCGCCGTACAGCCCCTGAGCCTTGGCCGTGTCGGTGGCGGCGAGGAACGCTTCCCAGGCCAGCTGGTGGATGTCGGGATTGTCGGTCCCGCGGGTGTGGCTCATCACGATCCCGATGTCGTCTCCGGCGTGGCAGACGAAGGCGTCGATCAGCAACCGTCCGCGCTCGCGGAGCACGCGGTCGCGCACCACCGCCAGGGCCTCGGTGCTGGGCTGGGTGTGACCGCCCACCGCGCCGATGTCGGCCTTGATCACGCTGACCGTGATACGCATCCTGACCCCTCCCCTGTGGATCCGCTCTCGCCCTCTGCCCCGGGGGGGCTCGCACCGAGTACCGCAATTCTAGCACTTCGCACGGCAGAGAGGAAAACCTCCGGAAAGAGTCGAACAGGCAACCGAACGAGACGCCGGAACGGTGGCCTGTTCCCCCCTCAGGTGCTCGCCGTTCACGCAGGACGGATGGCGAAGCGGTGGCGGGACGGCTGCGGATCGCGGGGGTCCGCCTCGAACGGGGACCGGGGCGCGTGTCGGTGACGGTCAGCCTCGGTCATGACGGGGCGGTGATCACGGGGCGGGCCGATCGCGCGGGCGGCGAGGTCCAGACCGTGCCCATTGCCGCCGAGGCGGCGCTGAACGCCGTTCGGCAGGTGGCGCCCGGCCGGGCCCGTTGGGGGCTGGAGCAGGCGATGGTGCAGCCGCTGGCCGGCGGGCAGGCCGTGGTGGTGCACATTCTGCTGGAGACGGAGGAGGGAGCCTCCGAGCACCTGATCGGCAGCGCGCTGGGCCGGCGAGGGCCGCTGGAAGAGGCGGCCGCCGAGGCCGTGCTCGACGCAGTGGAGCGCCGGCTGAGCGGGCTCGTGAAGAACTGAATCGCGTCGTCCTTTCAACGGAGCAGACATCGTGACCCTACCTGAACCTGCGCGCCTGCTGGCCCTGGTCAACCAGAAGGGCGGCTGCGCGAAAACCACCACCGCCGTGAACCTGGCCGCCTGCCTCGCGGTCAGCGGGCGGAAGACCCTTCTCATCGACATGGATCCCCAGGCCAACGCCACGGTCAGCCTGGGCGTGGATCCGGCCGGCCTGCGCCGGACCGTCTACCACGTCCTGGTGGACGGCGAGCGAGACGAGGGCGACGGGCTGGGGCTGCTGGATATCATCGTGCCCACCACGGTCCCGAACCTGATGATCGCCCCGAGTTCCATCGACCTGGCCGCGGCCGAGCTGGAGCTGGCGCCGCGCCTGGGCCGGGAGCGTACCCTGCGCAAGCGGTTGGGGCCGGTGCTGGACCAGTACGCCTACATCATCATCGACACCCCGCCCAGCCTCGGCCTGCTCACCCTGAACTCGCTGGTCGCCGCGGACAGCATCATCATCCCCATCCAGACCCACTACTACGCGCTGCTGGGGATGCGCCAGCTGCTGCGGACGCTGAAGATGGTGCGGGAAGAGGTCGGCCACAACGTGGAGATCCTGGGCGTGCTGCCGACGATGTACGACTCGCGGACGAACATCAGCAAAGAGATCGTCCAGGGCATCAAGGATTTCTTCGGGGACAAGGTCTTTCAGACGACCATCCACTTCAACATCAAACTGGTCGAGTCGTCGATGGTGGGCGTGCCGCTCTTTATCCATCACCCTCAGAGCCGCGGCGCGCAGGAGTACATGGAGCTCGCCCGGGAGGTCATGCGGCTTGAAGAGAGAACGCGAGGAGCTGCGGCGCGGACTTAGGTCCTTCATC from the Armatimonadota bacterium genome contains:
- the mnmA gene encoding tRNA 2-thiouridine(34) synthase MnmA; translated protein: MARWAVAMSGGVDSAVAAALLAAEGHEVIGITMNLWPAWLPSPDRAVRTCCGVSAIADARAVAARLGIRHYVLNMREEFEAAVIAPFAAEYARGRTPNPCIACNQAVKFSLLLRKVTALGCEGLATGHYARVRFDDASGRYHLLRGRDRRKDQSYVLYGLTQEQLARLRLPVGEFDKEAVRALAREFGLPVADKPDSQEICFVPAGSYHDVVGRLRPDALRPGPILDTRGRVLGTHRGIARYTVGQRRGLNLAVGEPVYVVALDPDRNAVIVGGAEELVCDELTASGMNWIACADLAGERQVTARLRHAAPDVEAVVRPGPGPAEAVIRFLHPQRPAAPGQAVVLYEGDRVLGGGVITRVRTGAPVVA
- a CDS encoding fructose-1,6-bisphosphatase; its protein translation is MRITVSVIKADIGAVGGHTQPSTEALAVVRDRVLRERGRLLIDAFVCHAGDDIGIVMSHTRGTDNPDIHQLAWEAFLAATDTAKAQGLYGAGQDLLKEAFSGNVRGLGPGSAEIEFEERPSEALMVLLGDKCGPGAFNLPLYLAFADPMYSPGLMLSEGLHDGFTFHIMDMDHTEGDRLIVLEAPERLYDIAALLRDTNRYAIEAIWSRKYPQEQAVAVGTTRLRNIAGRYVGKDDPPAVVRVQKIFPATEEFGPAFAVGAFVGGDTRGSHNLPLMPVPVNTPASTFFCVPMVCALGFSMHEGRFTGPVDLFADPFWTRVRERIADKAAEMRRQGFFEPAMLPMSELEYGGIVSRLRRLEALWRVRNGAREVAPPRVEAGVQGEDPD
- a CDS encoding CCA tRNA nucleotidyltransferase, coding for MAGVPSSRREQATELVRQLRRRGHQAYWVGGCVRDLEMGREPHDYDIATDALPSRLLEYFPGALSVGARFGVVVVPRDGHHFEISTFRAEGPYLDGRRPSVVEFVDARTDVQRRDFTVNGLLHDPLTGTTIDYVGGREDIARRLVRAIGDPQQRFREDRLRMLRAVRLACELGFEIEPATFAAIRAEADAVLQVSAERIRDELLRILVSPQRGRGLRLLQESGLLRAILPEVEATVGVAQPEEFHPEGDVFTHTVLVLEHLRDPHPVLAVAALLHDVGKPSTLVRGDRIRFHGHAEVGARLAEAIGRRLRLPGDDVDRIVALVADHLRVKDLPKMRPARAARFLLRADAPDHLELHRADCLGSHGDLSVYEWAVAAREAYLRTPPPAAPLLTGDDLIAMGYRPGPRFREMLEAVRDGQLEGTLRSAADARAFLLRTYGPGEGSSTPEGKPIGRGDRSA
- a CDS encoding ParA family protein; translation: MTLPEPARLLALVNQKGGCAKTTTAVNLAACLAVSGRKTLLIDMDPQANATVSLGVDPAGLRRTVYHVLVDGERDEGDGLGLLDIIVPTTVPNLMIAPSSIDLAAAELELAPRLGRERTLRKRLGPVLDQYAYIIIDTPPSLGLLTLNSLVAADSIIIPIQTHYYALLGMRQLLRTLKMVREEVGHNVEILGVLPTMYDSRTNISKEIVQGIKDFFGDKVFQTTIHFNIKLVESSMVGVPLFIHHPQSRGAQEYMELAREVMRLEERTRGAAART